Part of the Halalkalibacter krulwichiae genome is shown below.
AAGATTGAAGAAAATGCAGCAGCAGTGATCGCGACATTCGGTGTGAAAACTGAAGCATTATGGGATGTTGTTAGAGGAGAATTCAATCCAACTGGTACATTGCCATTCACGATCCCAGCAAGCATGGAAGCGATTGAAAATGGAGCAGGAGATATTCCAGGATATTTAGAAGATGAGTCATATGCGTACAAAAACTCAGCTGACGATCAATATTGGTTTGGATTTGGTCTTTCTTATGAAAATTACGAACAACTACTGTTAACAGAATTGCAAGAGCAAACAGAAGATTATATTGCATCTGGTGACATATCTGGCCCAGTAGTTAATCAATTAACGAACCAACTAAAGCAAAGCCAACATCACTTAGATAAGGGCTCAAAAGAACAAGCAACACACTTTGTTAACAATTACCTTTCTCACCTTCAACGTGACGCAAATAGCCGACACATTACAACCGAAGCAAAAGAGAGTTTAACGAAGGTTGCAAGTGGTATTATTGAAAAGTGGTAAGAATAGTTGAATGAAAGTCTGACAAACGATTGATTTTGTTTGAAAAGAAATTGAGAAACTCCCATTTTGATAAGTGGGAGTTTCTTTGTTTTATATGCACGGATGAGCTACAGAATAGACGTTTGACTAGGGAAAAAGACTGATAAATAAATAAGGTTGTCATCTTCTTCAAATCTTCCAATAAAGAGAACGTTGGCCCCCTTTAAGATTATCACCTCAGCCTCCAGACTGATTTTTTTATTATTTTTGTAAAATTTGGTAATCGAATGGGTGTTTTAGTATATAATTCGCTTGGGGAGAGTAAATTTGTTGAGCTCGAACTTTGGAAGTAGGTACATAGAGGGGGAGACGTATGAATCTTATTACATTTATTGTTCGGAGAAAGATCTTAGTTGGGTTGTTGGCAGTTTTGGTGGTTTTAATCGGGGCATATGCAATGCAAAAGCTTGATAAGGAGCTTTTTCCAGCAATTGATTTTGATGGGGCTTATGTAATGATTGATGCAGGAGATTTGCAAGCAGCTGAAGTGGAGAGAACGATAACGAGTCCATTGGAACAACAGATTTTAGCAATAGATGGCGTGGAGAGCATTCATTCATCATCTACTATTGGGTCAAGTAACATGGATATCTTCTTTGAGCGTGGGCGCGGGGAAGAAGTTTTTAAAGAGGTAGATACGATTGTGAGCAGTTCAACTGCCACTATATCTAGTGTTCGAGATGTCGTAACCGGTAAATACAGTACAAATCAACCGTACGACTTTTTCATGGATATTTCAGGTGGAAGCCAGGAGGATATGACTGCTTTAGCTCAGGACATTTTAGAGCCTAGATTGGAAGCATTGAAAGAAGTATCTGATGTTTTATTAGTTGGTGTACAGGAATTTGAAATGATGATCGAATTGAACCGTGATCAGTTATTAGATGAGGGAGTTAATGTTGCAGAGTTAATTGGCTTTATCCAACAAGAAAACAATGAGGTTACAGTAGGAACCTTAAATGGAGAACAAGATTCACCAACTCTCCGATGGAACACAAGAGTTGAGACAATTGAAGACATTGAAAATTTGAAAATCCCAACACAAGACGGATTTATAAATTTAAGTGAAGTAGCAACAGTTTCGTTAAAACCGAAAGTAGAAACATCTGGCGTCTGGAAAGATGGCGACAGTGAATTTATTTTCGTTCAAGTCGGTAGAGTCTCGAACGTCTCTCAAATAGAGATGGCCAAAGCTGTCCGAGCGGAAGTTGCAAAGATGAAAGAAGAGGGTTTAGTCGACGGTTTTGAATTAAACGATGTTGTCTCTCAAGCAGATTATGTTCAAGAGTCAATAGATGGGGTTTCTAACAATATTTTAATAGGTGGCATTCTTGCCGTTTTGATCTTGTTATTGTTTTTACGAAACGTTCGAGCGACACTCATTGTAGGGATTTCGATTCCAACATCGATACTCTTAACTTTTATCAGTATGTGGTTATTGGATTATAGCTTTAACGTTTTGACATTAATTGGGCTTGGATTAGGGATAGGAATGATGGTTGACTCTGCGATCGTGATATTGGAGTCGATCTATAGAAAGAAGGAAGAGGGGTTAGAAAGCTTAGATGCAATCACAAAAGGTATAAAAGAAGTGGCCACTGCTGTGATTGCCTCTATGTTAACAACGATTGTCGTCTTTTTACCGGTTGGGCTAATGGGGGAGAAATCGGACAGTTTATGATTATCCTTTCAGCTATTGTAGCAATTACGCTGATTAGTTCCGTCGTTGTGTCATTTACATTAATCCCGTCTCTAGCGGATAAATTTTTAAAACTGAAAAATAACAACACACGTAAGAAGGAAGGTCGAGTATCTCAAATTTATAGCAAGATCGTTTCATGGATTGTAAAGAAAAAGAGACATAGTGTAGCCATTATTATTTTGTTCCTATTCATGTTTGTCGGGTCTCTTGCTTTAGTGACAAAAATACCGATGACCATTATGCCTGATGTCTTTAACCGCTATGCAGAGATTGTCGTGAATGTAGAAACGGGTTTAACCCCTTCCGATAAGGAAAGCTTAGTCGAGGAAATTGATAAAGTTCTTTCTTCCATTAAAGACGTAGAAACGAGTTACGTCATGGATAATGGCGATATGTTTTATACGATTATTAATATGACCAAAGGCGACGAGATTACAAGGGATCAAAAGGAAGTGAATGAAGAGGTCTTTAGAGCGTTGCGTGAACTAGAGGAAACGGAGCCAATCGTCAGTGTTCAAGGAGTGATGGATGAAGGAGGAGGACATCCGGTTCAAGTCAATATTAAGGGAGAACAGTTTGATGAGTTACAGTCGTTAGCAACTGCATTTACAAGTGAGCTTGAAAACATTGACGGGATCGTTGGAATTTCACATTCAATGGAAAGATCATCAGTAGAAGAAAGAATCGAGCTGAATGAAGACGAATTGGAAAAGGCTGGTTTAACCTCTTTTCAAGTTAGACAGTTTCTAGAACAAGCATTTCTTCAAGTGCCAGCAGGAGAAATGACGATCGAAGAACAAACGATTCCAATCGTATTAACTTGGGAAGAAGCGACAGAAAAATCATCCGATTTGCTTAACTTGAATGTCCCAACGTTAGAAGGAGATAAGAAGCTTTCGCGCTTTATCGACTTACAGAGTGTCGATACTCCTAACAACATTAATCGAATAGATGGGGAGCGATATATTTCGGTTACAGCTGACATTGAAGGGGTCGACCTCGGCACGATTAACAGAGACGTTCAGAACCTTATCAATGATTTTGAAGTACCAACAAGTTATAGTATATCTGTAGCTGGGGATTTAGAGCAGCAACAAGAATTGATCGTAGAAATGCTTTTAATATTAGGATTAGCGATTTTTCTCGTTTATTTCGTAATGGCCGTTCAATTCAATCACCTCATCCAGCCGTTTATTGTGATGTCGATTATCCCAATGACGATCGTTGGAGTCATTTTAGGATTAGTTGTAACACAGAGAGAGTTGAGTATTATGTCGGCAATGGGTGTGATCATGCTAATTGGTATCGTATTAAATAATGCGATTCTCTTAATAGACCGGACAAATCAATTGCAAAAGGCTAACTACCGCGTTGAGGATGCACTTGTAGAGGCGGGAAAAAACCGGATTCGTCCTATTTTCATGACAACACTCACGACAGCAGGAGGAATGCTGCCGTTAGCATTAGCAACGGGAACGACTGGAAACTATCAAGCTCCAATGGCTACGGTGATCATATCAGGGTTACTATTTGCTACTTTTATTACCTTGCTGTTAATCCCGGCGGTATATAAAGTGTTTTCTTCTAGTGAAAAGGGAATTAGAAAACTTTTGAAAAGGGATAGAAAGAAGAAAAATGCGGAAGTGAATGAAATGGAAGTGTAACCTATAATTTAAAAAGAGCGTTTTTTTTGTAATATAAGATGAAAACAGACGTAATCAAATGAGATTACGTCTGTTTAGTCATCATGTTCATAGTGACCTAATATACTAGAAATTCTCTCAGCAGTCCTTGTTACTTCACCTACAAAAAGCGGATATTTGTCGTTTGTGACACGAGACATCGGTCCCACTACACATACTGAAGCGATAACTTCATTTGTATAATCTCGAATAGGTGCTGCGATACTGACGACTCCTTCATAAAATGTCTCCTCTGCTATTACATAGCCATCTATTTTAATTTGATCCAACCACCATTGAAGTTCTAAACGATTTGTGGTGGTTTTATTTGTATACGATTGCAGTTCTACGTTTTCGATCATTTTACGAATGTTTTCTTCTGATTGAAAAGCTAGAAGGGCTAAGCCGGATCCGGTGCAATAAATAGGGTTCCTTTTACCGATGTCTGAAAAAAGGCGTACTGGATGATCACATTCTATTTTGTGTAAATAAACGATACTTTTGTCTTCAATCACAGCAAGATGTGCTGATTCACCAAGCCTTGATACAAGAGCTTCTAATTTTGGCAACGTTTCTTTATATATTCCTTTTTGCTCGGTAACAATTCCTCCAAGTGTTAACAGCCCAAGTCCAAGTGTGTATTGATGATTGGGAGCTTTTTGGAGAAACCGATAATCTAGTAAAGTTGAGATTAATCGATGTGCTGAGCTTTTGGAAATTCCGATTTGTTTCGAAATCTCCGTTACGCCTAAAGTAACTCGATTGGATGTGAATAATCGAAGAATCTTCATTGCATTTTTGACAGAGGACAAAGTTGATTTACTATCTATGTCATTGGCTAAAAATTGTTGCTGTTTGTACAATGTCCGATTGGTAGCTTTTTTTCGTTCGGTAGCCGTGGAGAAAAGACTGTTTTGTTTTTTTACGATTTTACTAATATGATCACTCGCTTCTTTGACGTAGTCCACTAACTGATTCAGCCTCATGTTCGTCATTCTTTCAATTGGCCCGGCAATATTAATCGAGGCAATGACTTCATGATTAGCATTGAAAATCGGTGCTCCAATTGAAATAACTCCATTATGTAGTTCTTGGTTACTAATTACGTAACCACTCTTCTTGATGCTTTTCAATACGCTCATGAATACATCGGGATTTGTGATTGTTTTATTTGTATATGGATACAACCCATGTTTGATCACTTGATTGATATCTTCTTCGGTTTGATAGGCAAGAATGGCTTGCCCAGAACTAGTACAGTATGATGGATTTCTTCTTCCTGAGTGTGATAACAGACGAATAGGGTGAGGACATTCCTCTTTGTGCAGGTAAACTACTTCCGTCCCATCTAAAATACAAATGTGTGAAGTTTCACCTGTGATTTTTGTTAATTTTTTCATAATCGGGATTATTTCTTGTAAGATTATCATTTTTGAAGAAAGAAGATGACTTAAAGATAAGATAGAAACGCCCGGCGAATACAATTTTGTGTACGGATCCTTATTAATAAAGCCTTCTGAAGCCAATGTATGAACGAGTCGATGGGCTGTACTTAAGGCGATCTCTAATTCGCCTGCGATTTTAACTAAAGGTAATTCAGATCGGTCCATTGAAAAAATAGTTAATAACCGTAAGGCATTTTCTAGCGAGGAATATTTTCTTTTAGTGGTAGACATCTATTCACTCCCTCAAAAATTAAAGGTAAATGTTCCGTATAGAAGAAGTAACGACTTTTGTTCGGAATATTCTTACTATAACATAACATTAGTTGTTGAATAAGATTGTCAATTTATTACATGCCTCTCTATAGGGAGCAAGGAGGAAAATACATGACAGAAATGTTATATGGAGTGCGAGAAGGGGAAGTCAACCTTGAACGCTATCAGCTACAAGAATTAAACCAATTACTCGTATTTGCAGCGCAGTTTAATGATTTTTATAAAGAGAAATTAGCACATGTATCATTGCCGATTCAATCGAACGAAGACTTATTAGAGGTTCCTTTCACTCTTAAATCGGAATTATCAAAAGATCAAATCGACTTTGCTCCATATGGTAGAAATCATTCATATCCAGAATCAAGTTATATTCGCTACCATCAAACTTCTGGTACTTCTGGGCGACCTTTAAAAATTCTTGATACGAAAGAAAGTTGGGAGTGGTGGAGTGATTGTTGGGTGAAGGTTCTTGAATCAAGTGGGGTAACAAAAGAAGACCGGTTATACCTTGCTTTTTCATTTGGACCATTCGTCGGCTTTTGGTCAGCTTACGAAGGAGCGAAAAAAGTGGGAACGACCGTGTTTCCTGGTGGTGGCCAATCAACGATTGAGAGATTAAATAGCATTATTGAAAACAAAGCAACCGTTCTTCTCTGTACACCAAGTTATGCCTTACATCTTGCTGAAGTTGCAAGCGCTAACAATATTGATATTAAGAACGCCCATATCGAAACGATCATTACGGCCGGAGAACCAGGGGATCCATTCCTTCCGTGCGTGAACACATTGAGCGTTTATGGAGTGCGAAACTTTATGATCATGTAGGAATGACAGAAATGGGTGCGTATGGCTATTCTTGTTCTGAACAAAAGGGGATTCATGTAAATGAAGAGCACTTTATTTGTGAAGTGATCGACCCACAAACCTCTTTACCTGTCGCAGAAGGAGAAAGAGGTGAGCTTGTCTTAACAAATTTAAAGAGATATGGATACCCTCTGATTCGCTACCGGACGGGTGATATAGTTATTAACACGAATACGAAATGTCCGTGTGGCAATTCACACAAACACCTTCCAGGAGGAATCATCGGCCGTGCTGATGACATGGTTGTTATTCGCGGAATTAATATTTTTCCACAATCAATTGAAGCAATCGTTCGAGAGTTTAATGAAGTGACGGAGTTTAGTATTGTTTATTATACAATTGAAGAAATGGACCAAATCAAGGTGAAGGTTGAAACAGAGAATGAGGGAATAAAAGATGATTTGCAAAAACGGCTAAGAGATCGAGTAGGGTTAAGGGTTCAAGTAGATGTTGTTGAAAATGGATCGCTTCCTCGTTTTGAAATGAAGGCTAAAAGAGTTGTAGATGAGAGAGTAAAGTAAAAAAAGGAAAGTGAGAAGCACGGGACAAAGAGCTTTTATTGATGAAAAAGCATGGCATCCGCTCCGGAAATACTTCGCTTTTTAGCGGGCGGCTGGTGAGTCTCCTCGTGCTAACACAGAGGGCAATGTGGGGGTCTCACCCTTGCCTTTTGATGAAAATTAAACTTCAGACTGTAGACAAAAGGCCTTTGAGTTTGATTTCTCAAAGGCCTTTTTACGCTATTTCTTTTGATCGTTGAAGAGTAGGGAACTTCTATTTTTCCGCTCAACACCCGCCTGCGGAAAGCGTGTCCCCCATCCCGGGAGTGAGATCGAAGCTCCTTTTCAAGTCCGAAATAAACGAGCACTTTTTCAGTGGCCTCCCTTTTGATCCCGCAGGAGACTACGCATATTTCCTCCGCTTCAATAACCCAGCCTCTTCGTTTGATTTGAAAACACTCAACCTTCCTTAAAACAATCCAATCATATTAATAAAAACGATAGTGATGGTTAGTGGAACAATCCATCTCATTAAAAACTTCCACGTAGAGAACCAACTTGTAGAGAGTGAATTACCAGCTTGAAATTCTTTGGAAACAAGTTGTTGATCCATTCGATGAGTTATAAATAAGGCAATTAATAAGCTTCCTAATGGCAGCAGGATGTTACTAACGAGATAGTCGGTTGCATCAAAAATCGGTTGACCGAAGATGAGTACATCTTGGAGAACTCCAAATGACAGTGCAGCTGGAATTCCGGCTATGAAAATGATGATTCCTGAAACGAAAGCGACCTTTTTTCTTGAACGTTTTCCGTCTTCTATAAAAGCCGAGATGATGATCTCAAGCAAACTGAAAGAAGAGGTTAAGGTTGCGAACAAGAATAATAGTAAGAATAAGCTTAGGAATACTGAACCAAATGGCATTTGTGAGAATGCAGTTGGTAAGACCATGAATAGTAATCCAGGTCCTTCCGCTGGTTCAAGTCCGAAAGAGAAGACAACTGGAAAAATGGCAAGTCCTGCTAATAACGAAACAAAGATGTTCATAAAGACAACGGATGACGCCGCAGAAGGGATGCTCACTTTCTTGTCCAAGTAAGAGCTGTATGTAACCATGCAAGAGAATCCGACTGCTAATGAGAAAAAGGATTGACCAAGTGCATATAAGATCGATTCCCCTGTAATACTTGAGAAATCAGGCTTCAGGAAAAAGCGAACCCCTTCCATCGCTCCTTCTAACGTCAGGGAACGAAACACAAGGACAATGAAAAATACAAAGAGTAGTGGCATTAGATATTTACTTGCTTTTTCGATCCCGTTTTTAATTCCAAACGATAAGACGATGACATTGATGAGTAGGAATAATGCTAACCCAAGTAAACCCATCCAAGGAGTGCTCGTCACTTGTCCGAATAACTGTCCATAATCGGCACCGTCATGAATAATGTTACCTGAAACGGCTAATCCGGAATAAAGCAGGACCCAGCCACCGACGACACTGTAAAAAGAGAGTAGTAGAAAGCAACCAATCACGCCGAGGCGGCCAACCCATACCCAAAAGCTATTCGGTGCTAATTTCTTATAGGCGGAAATGGCTTCTTTCTTTGCCCCTCGTCCGATCACAAATTCAGAAATGAGCATCGAAAGGCCAATCACCACTGTAAAAACAATGAAGATAAGGAAGAAGGCGCCTCCGCCATTCATCCCTGCGACATATGGAAACTTCCAAATCGCCCCTAGGCCAATCGCCGCTCCTGCCGTTGCTAGAATAAACCCTAATTTAGAGGACCATTGTTCACGTTTTGTATCCATAGAATCATCCTTTGCTATGTGAGTTTCGCTCTTGCCGATCTGATTCCCCTGCTTTTATAACTAGTCAAAAAAAGCAGGGGAGAGACACTTCTCTTAAATTTCTGTTCGTAAATCCCATAGCTCTGGGAAGAAGCGCTGATCTAGAACTTTTTTCAAGTAGTTTACACCAGAAGAGCCTCCAGTTCCTACTTTAAAGCCTATGATTCTCTCAACTGTCTTCATATGGCGGAAGCGCCATTGTTGAAGCCAATCTTCAATATCAACCAGTTTCTCACCTAATTGATATAGATCCCAATATTGATCGACATTGCGGTACACGGTGAGCCATGCTTCGCGTACAGAATCATCCGCTTTATATGGTTTTGAGAAATCACGATTCACCATGTCTGGATTGATCGGCAATCCAGCTTTTGCAAGAGCTTGAATCGAGACATCATACAAGCTTGGTGCATGAAAAGCCTGCTCCAGTATTTTATGAAGCTCTTGATCTTTTTCATAGATTTTCAAAATGTGGCCCGTTTTATAACCTAAAGCAAATTCAATTAAGCGATATTGGTACGACTGAAAGCCAGAAGCCTGACCAAGCGAGTCGCGGAACTCCATGTATTCTGATGGCGTCATCGTTGAGAGAACGTCCCATGCTTGGATGATCTGAGATTGAATCTTTGAGACACGAGCTAAACGTTTAAAAGAAGTAGGAAGGTCGTCTGCCTTAATCGACTCGATCGCTGCATTTGTTTCATGCAAGATTAGCTTCATCCAAAGTTCACTTACTTGATGGATCACGATGAAGAGCATCTCGTCATGATGGTCCGATAAGCGATCTTGGCTTGAAAGTAGCGTATCTAACTGTAAATATTCTCCGTATGTCATGTTGTTATTAAAATCAGTGTGAATTCCCTTCTCCGCTTCAGCTGCTTTGTTTTGATAGGTTTCGTTCTTTGTCATAAGTAAGCCTCCTTTATTATAGTGGGCGAATAACCGCTCGAACTGGACTTCCATCGGCCTCTCTTAAAGGCAAAGGGAGAGCAATTAACTCATAATCGCCTTCTTCGACATCGTCTAGCATTACGTTTTCTAAAATGTGAATCTTATGTTCATATAAGGCGTGATGGCCTTCTAAATCTTTGCTATCGAGTGCATCGACAGAAGGGACGTCGACGCCGATTAATTGGATTCCTTTTTCATGTAAGTAGATGGCACCATCCTCAGTAACATACGGAATGCTTTTTGGAAAGCGCTCTGGTCTATTCGGAATGGCTGTTTTGATCAGAAGTCTAGTAACTCCTTTTAAATCAAAATGGCTCAGGGCAGCGCGATCGATTTTCTCAAAAGATGAAAGATCAATCACTCGAGCCTCACCGATAAAGACATTCAAAT
Proteins encoded:
- a CDS encoding IclR family transcriptional regulator, encoding MSTTKRKYSSLENALRLLTIFSMDRSELPLVKIAGELEIALSTAHRLVHTLASEGFINKDPYTKLYSPGVSILSLSHLLSSKMIILQEIIPIMKKLTKITGETSHICILDGTEVVYLHKEECPHPIRLLSHSGRRNPSYCTSSGQAILAYQTEEDINQVIKHGLYPYTNKTITNPDVFMSVLKSIKKSGYVISNQELHNGVISIGAPIFNANHEVIASINIAGPIERMTNMRLNQLVDYVKEASDHISKIVKKQNSLFSTATERKKATNRTLYKQQQFLANDIDSKSTLSSVKNAMKILRLFTSNRVTLGVTEISKQIGISKSSAHRLISTLLDYRFLQKAPNHQYTLGLGLLTLGGIVTEQKGIYKETLPKLEALVSRLGESAHLAVIEDKSIVYLHKIECDHPVRLFSDIGKRNPIYCTGSGLALLAFQSEENIRKMIENVELQSYTNKTTTNRLELQWWLDQIKIDGYVIAEETFYEGVVSIAAPIRDYTNEVIASVCVVGPMSRVTNDKYPLFVGEVTRTAERISSILGHYEHDD
- the kynA gene encoding tryptophan 2,3-dioxygenase encodes the protein MTKNETYQNKAAEAEKGIHTDFNNNMTYGEYLQLDTLLSSQDRLSDHHDEMLFIVIHQVSELWMKLILHETNAAIESIKADDLPTSFKRLARVSKIQSQIIQAWDVLSTMTPSEYMEFRDSLGQASGFQSYQYRLIEFALGYKTGHILKIYEKDQELHKILEQAFHAPSLYDVSIQALAKAGLPINPDMVNRDFSKPYKADDSVREAWLTVYRNVDQYWDLYQLGEKLVDIEDWLQQWRFRHMKTVERIIGFKVGTGGSSGVNYLKKVLDQRFFPELWDLRTEI
- a CDS encoding phenylacetate--CoA ligase family protein, which gives rise to MTEMLYGVREGEVNLERYQLQELNQLLVFAAQFNDFYKEKLAHVSLPIQSNEDLLEVPFTLKSELSKDQIDFAPYGRNHSYPESSYIRYHQTSGTSGRPLKILDTKESWEWWSDCWVKVLESSGVTKEDRLYLAFSFGPFVGFWSAYEGAKKVGTTVFPGGGQSTIERLNSIIENKATVLLCTPSYALHLAEVASANNIDIKNAHIETIITAGEPGDPFLPCVNTLSVYGVRNFMIM
- a CDS encoding sodium-dependent transporter, whose product is MDTKREQWSSKLGFILATAGAAIGLGAIWKFPYVAGMNGGGAFFLIFIVFTVVIGLSMLISEFVIGRGAKKEAISAYKKLAPNSFWVWVGRLGVIGCFLLLSFYSVVGGWVLLYSGLAVSGNIIHDGADYGQLFGQVTSTPWMGLLGLALFLLINVIVLSFGIKNGIEKASKYLMPLLFVFFIVLVFRSLTLEGAMEGVRFFLKPDFSSITGESILYALGQSFFSLAVGFSCMVTYSSYLDKKVSIPSAASSVVFMNIFVSLLAGLAIFPVVFSFGLEPAEGPGLLFMVLPTAFSQMPFGSVFLSLFLLLFLFATLTSSFSLLEIIISAFIEDGKRSRKKVAFVSGIIIFIAGIPAALSFGVLQDVLIFGQPIFDATDYLVSNILLPLGSLLIALFITHRMDQQLVSKEFQAGNSLSTSWFSTWKFLMRWIVPLTITIVFINMIGLF
- a CDS encoding phenylacetate--CoA ligase family protein produces the protein MREHIERLWSAKLYDHVGMTEMGAYGYSCSEQKGIHVNEEHFICEVIDPQTSLPVAEGERGELVLTNLKRYGYPLIRYRTGDIVINTNTKCPCGNSHKHLPGGIIGRADDMVVIRGINIFPQSIEAIVREFNEVTEFSIVYYTIEEMDQIKVKVETENEGIKDDLQKRLRDRVGLRVQVDVVENGSLPRFEMKAKRVVDERVK